The following DNA comes from Cellulophaga sp. HaHa_2_95.
GCTGATACTCCCGGATTACGATTTTGAAATTGCGTATAGTTGGAGTGGTATTATGGGCGTAGGTCCGCAAAAAAGGCCCATAATTAAGCAAGTTTCTAACCAGGTGTATTGCGGAATACGAATGGGTGGAATGGGAATTGCAATTGGTAGTATTATTGGTAAAGAATTGGCGGATTTAGTCTAGATTTGCGCGCGCAAAAATTAGATCTAACAACTACTTCTTGCTTTAATTTAAATCGGTATGGTGATGGAACAAAATTTAAAAAAACAGCTATATGACTTCTGTAAGAATTTTGCAGACAATAGAATATCTCGTATTCGGTTGAATATTGCAGATTTGAAAGAATCATTAGATAGTGAAACAAAGAGTAGTGCTGGTGATAAGCATGAAACGGGTAGAGCTATGCTTCAGTTAGAATTAGAAAAATCTGGAGTACAACTAGCAGAAGCAGAGAAAATGGCTAAGGTTTTAGATATGGTAAATATTAAAACTAAAACAAATTTTGTAGGCTTAGGTAATTTGGTCAAAACAAACAAAGCAAACTATTTTCTAGGCATCTCAGCAGGAGAATATAAGGCAGATGGTATTTCGGTTTATTGCATTTCTTCAGAAACACCAATGGGAAAGGTGCTTTTTGGTAAAGAAAAAGGAGCTATAGTTACCTTTAATACTAATGAAATTACAATTAATGAAATTCTCTAAACAAGCTTTAGAGAATTTCATTTCTCATTACTTTTAGTTTTCTACTTTCAGTAAATTAATATCAAAAATTAGCACAGATCCACCTGGTATTGGACCGTATGTGTTAGAGCCATAGCCCAAATGTGCAGGAACAAATAATTGACCAGAACCACCTTCATTAAAATAGGCAATACCTTCTGTCCATCCTTTAATGACACCATTAATATTAAATGTAATACCGTTAGCATCACTCTCGTCAAAAACTTTACCATCTAAGTAGTAGCCTTTGTAAGCAACGGTAACATCAGAATTACTTAAAGGTTGTTCCCCTTCGCCTTGTGTTTCAATACGGTAATATAAGCCAGATTCACTTCTAGTGGCGTCTATATTATTTTTGGCGATATATGATGCGATATCAGCTTCGTTTTTTGCAACGTAATCAATATTTTCTTTCTCTTCATTACATCCTAGAAATAGGATAAGGCATAAAAAAAGGATACTATTTTTCATTTGGATTTTTTTATCAAATATATGTAGGCTATTTTAATTCTAGTCTATTTTTTTTCCCTGAGTGGTAAAAGACAAACCTTGTGAGCCAGATGTAGAAATCATAACACCTTCAAAAATAGGTTCTGAAGTATTTGGTTTTATTTGCCAATCAAAAATAAAATTGGCTCCCGCGCCACCTTGCTTGTCTTTTTCGGCAATAACAATAGCTAAAGTCTCTAGCGGGTTTAAGTAGATAGTTTTGTCTATGTAGGTGTTAAGAAGCTTCCCCTGTGAGTCAAAATATTCTCCTTTGGTAATAT
Coding sequences within:
- a CDS encoding 3-oxoacyl-ACP synthase, encoding MEQNLKKQLYDFCKNFADNRISRIRLNIADLKESLDSETKSSAGDKHETGRAMLQLELEKSGVQLAEAEKMAKVLDMVNIKTKTNFVGLGNLVKTNKANYFLGISAGEYKADGISVYCISSETPMGKVLFGKEKGAIVTFNTNEITINEIL
- a CDS encoding FKBP-type peptidyl-prolyl cis-trans isomerase, producing MKNSILFLCLILFLGCNEEKENIDYVAKNEADIASYIAKNNIDATRSESGLYYRIETQGEGEQPLSNSDVTVAYKGYYLDGKVFDESDANGITFNINGVIKGWTEGIAYFNEGGSGQLFVPAHLGYGSNTYGPIPGGSVLIFDINLLKVEN
- a CDS encoding DUF3124 domain-containing protein, translated to MKTLLCLCSLLCFLASCEDPQPKSVDSNLNWEERMHTTTLPDSLENGSSYLSVYSQIYSVTEHVTHDLTATVSIRNTSKKDTLYITKGEYFDSQGKLLNTYIDKTIYLNPLETLAIVIAEKDKQGGAGANFIFDWQIKPNTSEPIFEGVMISTSGSQGLSFTTQGKKID